GAGCCTGTCCGATTTGCTGTCCATGCTGGCGGTGGCGTTCGGCGTGACGGTGGTGTGCACGGGGCTGGCGAAGCTGCTGCCGGACCTGGGCAACGTGGTGACGGGCTTCACGTGGGTGGTGCTACTGGTGACGACGGTGGGCGTGGTGCTGTCGTTCACCCCGGTGCGCAGGCTGGAGGGCGCGGGGGCGAGCCGGATGGGCTCGCTGTTCCTGTACCTGCTGGTGGCGACGATTGGCGCGCAGGCGGAGTTCCGGCGGCTGTGGGACGCGCCCGCGCTGGTGGCGGTGGGGGCGCTGTGGATGTGCATCCACGCGGCGGTGACGATGGGCACGCGCCGTTGGCTGAAGGCGCCGGTGTTCTTCGCGGCGGTGGGGTCGCAGGCGAACGTGGGCGGCACGGCCTCCGCGTCCGTGGTGGCGGCGGCCTTCCATCCCGCGCTCGCGCCGGTGGGCGTGCTGCTCGCTGTGCTGGGGTATGTGCTGGGGACGTACTGCGGGCTGGTGACGGCGCTGATGCTGGAGCAGGTGCACCGGCTGATTCACTGAAGGGAGTCGCGGATGCGGACGGTGCTGCTCTGGGCGGGGCTGTTGGCGATGAGTGGTTGCGCGACGAAGCAGGAGGCGGGCGCTCCTCGGGAGTCCCTGAAGGCGGTGGTGGAGTCACTGGCGGGCGAGGCCACGCGCCTGTCGCCCGGGACGGACCTGTCGCTCGCGGTGATGGACCTGCGCACGGGGGAGACGGCGAGCGTCTCCGGCCTGGAGCCGCATATCTCCGCCAGCTCCGCGAAGGTGTTCTGGGTGGCGGCGGCGTTGGGACAGCGGGACCTGGCGACGGTGGCGCCGCTCGCGGAGAAGGTGTTCCGCACGTCGGACAATGAAGCGTCCGGCGAGGTGATCGACCTGGTGGGCGGCCCGGATGCCATCAATGTCTATCTTCGCGGCCTGGGCCTGGAGCACACGGCGCTGACGAAGTGGAACTACGGCCGGGAGCGCTGGGCGACGAACTCTCCGCGCGTGATGGGGCGGGACAACTACTTCTGCGCGGACGACATGGTGTCGTTCCTGGCGCGGTTGGAGCGGCGGGAGGTGTTGGAGCCGGAGCCCACTGCGCGGTTGCTGAAGTGGATGGAGTTGACGCCTCGGGAGGGCTGCGGCGGTTGGCTGGGAACGCGCCTGCCCGCAAGCGCCCGCGCGTCGCTCCAGCACAAGGGCGGGTGGCTGCCGCCGGGATGCTGTGGGGATGACGCGCGCTACAACGTGCTCAACGAGGTGGGGCTGGTGACGCTGCCGGACGGAGGACGGTACGCCGTGGCCATCCTGGCCTCGCGAGGACCGGACTGGCCGAAGCAGGCGTTCTTCGTGGAGCGCGCGTCGTGCGTCCTGTACCGGCACCTGGCGAAGGACCTGTCGCTGGACTGTGGAGAAGCCCTGGCCCGCGCGGGCGGTCCGGCGCCCATCGTGTTGAAGCCCGGGGAACCCACGCCGAACTACGACTGCGAATGAGAAGGTGAGAATTCCATAGGGCCTCCCCGCCGGAGGCGAACCGCGAAAACCTGTCCGACAGTCGGACAGGTTCGGGCAACGGAAACCTGTCGGACAGTCGGACCGGTTGGGACCGCAGCGTGGAAGCCTGTCGGACAGTCGGACCAGTTGGGACCGCAGCGTGGAAACCTGTCGGACAGTCGGACCGGTTGGGACCGCACGGTGGAAACCTGTCGGACAGTCGGACAGGTTCGGGCAACGGAAACCTGTCCGACTGTCGGACAGGTTTGGACCGGTCGGGGCGGGAGGGGCCGCCATGCGGAAAGCCCGTCGGCACGGCGTGGGCGGGTACGCCGCGCCTCGTACCTGGCATGGGGCGTGAAAGTAGGACTGATGCCTCCGGAGCGCGCGGCGCTCCCATGTGAAGCCGGGCCGTTAATGCTGTCCGACGTGAATCACGGGGAGGTGTAGCCATGATGGATCCGCAGGCGTGGCGCAGGTTCTCGGAGCGGCTCGGGGTGGCGCATTCGATCATCCAGGCTCCGATGGCGGGCGGCCTGACGCCGCCGGAGCTGGTCGCGGCGGTGTCGGAGGCAGGAGGGCTGGGCTCATTGGGCGCCGCGTACGTACAGCCGGAGGACATCGTCCAGCAGGCCCGCGCGGTGCGCTCTCTCACCTCACGGCCCTACGCCATCAACCTCTTCGCGCCACAGCCCGCGGTGGCTCCCGCGGACCCGGGGCCCACGCTCGCCATCCTCGAGCGCTTCCATGCCGCGTTGGGGCTGCCTCCTCCCGTCATTCCCGCGACCGCGATGCCGGACTTCGCGAAGCAGGTGGAGGCCGTGCTCGACGTGGCGCCCACGGTGTTCAGCTTCACCTTCGGCATTCCGCCCGCACCGGTGCTGGAGGCGTTCCGGTCGCGCGGCATCCTTGTCGTGGGCACTGCGACGAACGTGCGCGAGGCCCAGGCGCTGGAGGCCGCGGGCGTGGATGCGATTGTCGCGCAGGGCTCGGAGGCGGGAGGCCACCGGGGCTCCTTCGGCGGTTCGTTCGAGGCGGGCATGGTGGGCACGATGGCGCTTGTGCCGCAGATGGTGGACGCCGTGCGGGTGCCGGTCATCGCCAGCGGCGGCATCATGGATGGACGCGGCATCGCGGCGGCCCGGATGCTGGGAGCCGCGGCCGTGCAGCTGGGCACGGCGTTCCTGCGGTGCCAGGAGTCCAGCGCGGCGGCGGCCCACAAGGCGCTGCTGCGCGAGGCCCGGGATGAGTCCTCACGCATCACCCGCGCCTTCTCCGGTCGCCCGGCTCGCGCGATTCCCAACGAGCTGACGACCACGCTGGAGGAGGCCGGAGCCATCCTTCCGTTCCCGCAGCAGCACGGAGCCACTCGCACGCTGAGGGCCGCGTCGTCGAAGCAGAACGACACGCGCTTCATGGCCCTGTGGGCGGGACAGGGCATTGGCCTGTCGCGAGAGGGCCCCGCGGCGGACCTGGTGCGCGCCCTGGTGGCGGAGACCGACGCCGCGCTGTCCGCCGTGCGCGGCTGATTCAGGACGTCGAGGGCGGGCCCATGCTCCGGCCCGCGATGCGCTGGCGCAGCGCCACGAAGTACATGCTGCAGAACGTGGCCACGAGGACCGCGACTTCATCCCAGTAGTCC
This DNA window, taken from Corallococcus coralloides DSM 2259, encodes the following:
- a CDS encoding serine hydrolase, with translation MRTVLLWAGLLAMSGCATKQEAGAPRESLKAVVESLAGEATRLSPGTDLSLAVMDLRTGETASVSGLEPHISASSAKVFWVAAALGQRDLATVAPLAEKVFRTSDNEASGEVIDLVGGPDAINVYLRGLGLEHTALTKWNYGRERWATNSPRVMGRDNYFCADDMVSFLARLERREVLEPEPTARLLKWMELTPREGCGGWLGTRLPASARASLQHKGGWLPPGCCGDDARYNVLNEVGLVTLPDGGRYAVAILASRGPDWPKQAFFVERASCVLYRHLAKDLSLDCGEALARAGGPAPIVLKPGEPTPNYDCE
- a CDS encoding NAD(P)H-dependent flavin oxidoreductase gives rise to the protein MMDPQAWRRFSERLGVAHSIIQAPMAGGLTPPELVAAVSEAGGLGSLGAAYVQPEDIVQQARAVRSLTSRPYAINLFAPQPAVAPADPGPTLAILERFHAALGLPPPVIPATAMPDFAKQVEAVLDVAPTVFSFTFGIPPAPVLEAFRSRGILVVGTATNVREAQALEAAGVDAIVAQGSEAGGHRGSFGGSFEAGMVGTMALVPQMVDAVRVPVIASGGIMDGRGIAAARMLGAAAVQLGTAFLRCQESSAAAAHKALLREARDESSRITRAFSGRPARAIPNELTTTLEEAGAILPFPQQHGATRTLRAASSKQNDTRFMALWAGQGIGLSREGPAADLVRALVAETDAALSAVRG